One region of Mucilaginibacter sp. 14171R-50 genomic DNA includes:
- a CDS encoding DUF4180 domain-containing protein, which yields MDIAFRKEKTKHLYMNILSHAIANKQVAEIISEGVIVSNVDDALDIIGNTGYQGFNDVIIHKENLTNDFFDLKSKIAGEILQKFTNYRMRVVIVGDFSSFNSKSLNDFIYESNNGKQVNFLPTVAEALTVLSK from the coding sequence ATGGATATCGCTTTCCGTAAGGAGAAGACAAAACACCTATACATGAATATTTTATCGCACGCTATCGCTAACAAACAAGTTGCAGAAATCATTTCAGAGGGGGTAATCGTAAGTAATGTTGATGACGCTTTGGATATCATCGGCAATACCGGTTATCAGGGTTTTAATGACGTTATCATTCACAAGGAAAACCTGACAAACGACTTTTTCGACCTAAAAAGCAAAATTGCTGGTGAAATACTGCAGAAATTCACAAACTATCGTATGCGTGTTGTAATTGTCGGCGACTTTTCAAGCTTTAACAGCAAGAGCCTCAACGACTTTATTTACGAGAGCAATAATGGCAAGCAAGTAAATTTTTTGCCTACAGTTGCAGAAGCACTGACCGTGTTAAGCAAATGA
- a CDS encoding prephenate dehydrogenase: MRIGIIGLGDMGKLYAKAFSKAGYTVCGCDMPHNRERLEDELAPLGITLMDDGKDVSRVSDLIIYSVEADKLEQVVGQYGPATKYGAIVAGQTSVKHPEIAIFEKYLPADAQIITFHAMHGPGFEPKGQKLILINHRGQPDAYKRMLDLFAAVETDIVEIPDYHEHDKIVADTQAVTHVGFESMGTAWKSAGFFPWENASYIGGIDNVKILTTLRIFSYKAHVYAGLAILNPYARQQVKRYAESESELFKLMIKEEEQEFRNRLYRARDFVFHESRKPIMFNDAVMREFSLARDAGHQKPNSHLSILSMVDAWYHLGVNPYDNLICQTPPFRLRLGIAEYLFKNEELLEESIQTALYDKTIRGDDLEFHSAVREWSAIIGYGDMEGYKKHFNEVQAFFKGRLEEGNKQSAELIRRLMQA; this comes from the coding sequence ATGCGGATAGGTATCATAGGATTGGGCGATATGGGTAAGTTGTATGCCAAAGCTTTTTCAAAGGCAGGCTATACCGTTTGCGGCTGTGATATGCCCCATAACCGGGAACGGCTGGAAGATGAGTTAGCCCCTTTAGGGATAACCCTGATGGACGATGGCAAGGACGTATCGCGCGTGAGCGATCTTATTATATATTCGGTTGAGGCAGATAAACTGGAGCAGGTAGTGGGCCAGTACGGGCCGGCAACCAAGTACGGTGCCATAGTAGCCGGCCAAACATCAGTTAAGCACCCCGAGATAGCCATATTCGAAAAATACCTGCCTGCCGACGCGCAGATCATCACCTTTCATGCCATGCACGGGCCGGGCTTTGAACCAAAGGGCCAAAAGCTGATACTGATAAACCACCGCGGCCAGCCAGATGCCTACAAGCGTATGCTCGACCTTTTTGCGGCAGTAGAAACCGATATAGTAGAGATCCCCGATTATCATGAGCATGATAAAATAGTTGCCGATACCCAGGCTGTTACCCACGTAGGGTTCGAGAGCATGGGTACCGCATGGAAGTCGGCAGGGTTTTTCCCGTGGGAGAACGCCTCTTATATAGGGGGTATCGATAACGTAAAAATATTGACCACCCTGCGCATATTCAGCTATAAGGCGCACGTGTATGCCGGCCTGGCTATACTAAACCCCTACGCGCGCCAGCAGGTAAAGCGCTATGCCGAATCAGAGTCGGAGTTGTTTAAACTGATGATCAAAGAGGAGGAGCAAGAGTTTAGGAACCGACTTTACCGCGCCCGCGATTTTGTTTTCCATGAAAGCCGCAAACCTATCATGTTCAACGATGCCGTTATGCGCGAGTTTTCGCTGGCGCGCGATGCGGGGCACCAGAAACCTAACTCGCACCTGAGCATATTAAGTATGGTTGATGCCTGGTACCACCTGGGCGTAAACCCTTATGATAACCTGATATGCCAAACGCCACCTTTTAGGTTGCGCCTTGGGATTGCCGAATACCTGTTTAAGAACGAAGAGTTGCTGGAAGAATCTATCCAAACCGCCCTGTACGATAAAACCATCCGCGGAGACGACCTGGAGTTTCACTCTGCCGTACGCGAGTGGAGCGCCATTATTGGTTATGGCGACATGGAAGGCTACAAAAAACACTTTAACGAAGTACAGGCGTTTTTTAAAGGCCGACTGGAGGAAGGTAACAAGCAAAGCGCCGAGTTGATAAGGCGGCTGATGCAAGCATAA